In Penaeus chinensis breed Huanghai No. 1 chromosome 19, ASM1920278v2, whole genome shotgun sequence, a single genomic region encodes these proteins:
- the LOC125035400 gene encoding uncharacterized protein LOC125035400 isoform X1, with the protein MPFSRCVECSHDKRKPSLERKEPRAGGSQEKGQDGSPPAKKKPFVLLPFVCEVCVQRHVTGSNSRAEEKGESVERKDPKRVRIEEDVVRGEAGRKSPEPQEQAGQGIKDQAVGVKGVPVKAFAHQEPANPLGEGDAADSPENPLQSAKGNAMIKEIANISRGKQSGETSGLRAKGKPGEIQVESADSTAPDAASSVVLAADPDLPDPPETSTSKVACGPVLTRIRDSICPGHAVRTLPKSLYFSRSESGVQVLTRVELRPDVAFGPVAGPFAAPPSPGKATSQPGAGNDGNATNWMSFVRKTSDKALANLQFCFIRGKMYYRVSRLVPRNSELILLLNDH; encoded by the exons ATGCCTTTCTCGAGGTGCGTTGAATGCTCCCACGACAAGCGGAAGCCCTCGCTCGAGAGGAAGGAGCCCCGCGCAGGTGGAAGCCAGGAGAAGGGCCAGGACGGGTCTCCTCCAGCGAAGAAGAAGCCCTttgtcctcctcccctttgtCTGCGAAGTGTGCGTCCAGCGGCACGTCACAGGCTCTAACTCCCGtgcggaggaaaagggagagagcgtcGAGCGAAAGGATCCCAAGCGAGTGAGGATCGAGGAGGACGTGGTGCGCGGCGAGGCGGGGAGGAAGAGTCCGGAGCCGCAGGAGCAGGCAGGCCAGGGCATCAAGGACCAGGCGGTGGGCGTGAAGGGAGTCCCGGTCAAGGCGTTTGCGCACCAAGAACCTGCTAATCCTCTGGGTGAAGGGGACGCCGCGGACTCTCCCGAGAACCCCTTGCAGAGCGCGAAAGGAAATGCAATGATCAAGGAAATTGCTAATATCTCTCGGGGCAAGCAGAGCGGGGAGACCTCTGGCCTGCGAGCCAAAGGGAAACCGGGGGAGATCCAGGTAGAGTCAGCTGATTCCACCGCGCCGGATGCTGCATCTTCGGTGGTCCTTGCAGCTGATCCCG ACCTACCGGATCCACCAGAGACAAGCACCTCGAAGGTGGCTTGTGGTCCGGTGCTGACGCGGATCAGAGACAGTATT TGCCCCGGCCACGCAGTGAGAACCCTCCCAAAGTCGCTGTACTTCTCACGTTCTGAGTCGGGGGTGCAGGTGCTGACGAGGGTCGAGCTCCGGCCGGACGTAGCCTTTGGACCTGTGGCGGGACCCTTCGCAGCGCCTCCTTCCCCTGGCAAGGCTACGAGTCAG CCCGGCGCAGGCAACGATGGGAATGCCACGAACTGGATGTCCTTCGTCAGGAAAACCTCCGACAAGGCCCTTGCCAATCTCCAGTTTTGCTTCATTCGAGGCAAGATGTATTACCGAGTCAGCCGTCTGGTCCCAAG GAATTCAGAATTGATCCTACTACTCAATGATCATTGA
- the LOC125035400 gene encoding uncharacterized protein LOC125035400 isoform X2, which produces MPFSRCVECSHDKRKPSLERKEPRAGGSQEKGQDGSPPAKKKPFVLLPFVCEVCVQRHVTGSNSRAEEKGESVERKDPKRVRIEEDVVRGEAGRKSPEPQEQAGQGIKDQAVGVKGVPVKAFAHQEPANPLGEGDAADSPENPLQSAKGNAMIKEIANISRGKQSGETSGLRAKGKPGEIQVESADSTAPDAASSVVLAADPDLPDPPETSTSKVACGPVLTRIRDSICPGHAVRTLPKSLYFSRSESGVQVLTRVELRPDVAFGPVAGPFAAPPSPARRRQRWECHELDVLRQENLRQGPCQSPVLLHSRQDVLPSQPSGPKEFRIDPTTQ; this is translated from the exons ATGCCTTTCTCGAGGTGCGTTGAATGCTCCCACGACAAGCGGAAGCCCTCGCTCGAGAGGAAGGAGCCCCGCGCAGGTGGAAGCCAGGAGAAGGGCCAGGACGGGTCTCCTCCAGCGAAGAAGAAGCCCTttgtcctcctcccctttgtCTGCGAAGTGTGCGTCCAGCGGCACGTCACAGGCTCTAACTCCCGtgcggaggaaaagggagagagcgtcGAGCGAAAGGATCCCAAGCGAGTGAGGATCGAGGAGGACGTGGTGCGCGGCGAGGCGGGGAGGAAGAGTCCGGAGCCGCAGGAGCAGGCAGGCCAGGGCATCAAGGACCAGGCGGTGGGCGTGAAGGGAGTCCCGGTCAAGGCGTTTGCGCACCAAGAACCTGCTAATCCTCTGGGTGAAGGGGACGCCGCGGACTCTCCCGAGAACCCCTTGCAGAGCGCGAAAGGAAATGCAATGATCAAGGAAATTGCTAATATCTCTCGGGGCAAGCAGAGCGGGGAGACCTCTGGCCTGCGAGCCAAAGGGAAACCGGGGGAGATCCAGGTAGAGTCAGCTGATTCCACCGCGCCGGATGCTGCATCTTCGGTGGTCCTTGCAGCTGATCCCG ACCTACCGGATCCACCAGAGACAAGCACCTCGAAGGTGGCTTGTGGTCCGGTGCTGACGCGGATCAGAGACAGTATT TGCCCCGGCCACGCAGTGAGAACCCTCCCAAAGTCGCTGTACTTCTCACGTTCTGAGTCGGGGGTGCAGGTGCTGACGAGGGTCGAGCTCCGGCCGGACGTAGCCTTTGGACCTGTGGCGGGACCCTTCGCAGCGCCTCCTTCCCCTG CCCGGCGCAGGCAACGATGGGAATGCCACGAACTGGATGTCCTTCGTCAGGAAAACCTCCGACAAGGCCCTTGCCAATCTCCAGTTTTGCTTCATTCGAGGCAAGATGTATTACCGAGTCAGCCGTCTGGTCCCAAG GAATTCAGAATTGATCCTACTACTCAATGA
- the LOC125035086 gene encoding crustacean hyperglycemic hormone, protein MSLGLIAFRLVAVALVVVVACSTTRARSLRLVVAMAASTTWARSFSKRANFDPSCAGVYDRELLGRLSRLCDDCYNVFREPKVATECRSNCFYNPVFVQCLEYLIPADLHEEYQAHVQTVGK, encoded by the exons ATGTCCCTTGGTTTGATCGCCTTTCGCTTG GTGGCCGTGGCCCTGGTGGTGGTCGTGGCGTGCTCGACGACCAGGGCTCGCTCCCTCCG CCTGGTGGTGGCGATGGCGGCGTCGACGACCTGGGCTCGCAGCTTCAGCAAGCGAGCAAACTTCGACCCTTCCTGCGCGGGCGTGTACGACCGGGAGCTCCTGGGGAGGCTGAGCCGCCTCTGCGACGACTGCTATAACGTGTTCCGCGAGCCCAAGGTGGCCACGGAGTGCAG GAGCAACTGCTTCTACAACCCGGTGTTCGTCCAGTGTCTGGAGTACCTGATTCCGGCCGACCTGCACGAGGAGTACCAGGCCCACGTGCAGACGGTGGGCAAGTAG
- the LOC125035088 gene encoding crustacean hyperglycemic hormone-like produces MTAFRLVAVALVVVVASSTTWARSLEGSSSPAAFLTRGRSLSKRANFDPSCAGVYDRELLGGLSRLCDDCYNVFREPKVATECRSNCFYNPVFVQCLEYLIPADLHEEYQAHVQTVGK; encoded by the exons ATGACAGCCTTTCGCTTG GTGGCCGTGGCCCTGGTGGTGGTCGTGGCGAGCTCGACGACCTGGGCTCGCTCCCTCGAGGGGTCGTCATCCCCCGCGGCCTTCCTCACGAGGGGGCGCAGCCTCAGCAAGCGAGCAAACTTCGACCCTTCCTGCGCGGGTGTGTACGACCGGGAGCTCCTGGGGGGGCTGAGCCGCCTCTGCGACGACTGCTACAACGTGTTCCGCGAGCCCAAGGTGGCCACGGAGTGCAG GAGCAACTGCTTCTACAACCCGGTGTTCGTCCAGTGCCTGGAGTACCTGATTCCGGCCGACCTGCACGAGGAGTACCAGGCCCACGTGCAGACGGTGGGCAAGTAG